From a single Micromonospora sp. WMMD1102 genomic region:
- a CDS encoding EamA family transporter, translated as MTTRRPALGVLMVLSAGALFAVNGTVSKLVLRAGVDAAQLTLVRAAGAFAGLLALSLLLRPGPRRLRITPGQLPLLVGYGLAGFFLTPMLYFVAISRLPVGIALLFEYTAPLLVALWARFVQHQRVRPRLWAGLAASLAGLACVAEVWGELKLDGLGVLAGLGAAVLLAGYYLLGARGVREHDTLSLTTWAFGASAVAGLLTRAVTHGTGGWAPLAGSSGGLPVTLLCGYVVLLGSILPFLLVAGALRHLPATSVGILGMIEPVIAAAVAWLVLGAGEALNAAQLGGGLLVLAGVALAETARTTEPPPTAPPPLPAPDVVATSR; from the coding sequence GTGACGACTCGCAGACCCGCCCTCGGCGTGCTGATGGTGCTCTCGGCGGGCGCGCTGTTCGCCGTCAACGGCACCGTCTCCAAGCTCGTGCTCCGGGCCGGCGTCGACGCCGCGCAGCTCACCCTGGTCCGGGCCGCCGGCGCCTTCGCCGGACTGCTCGCGCTGAGCCTGCTGCTCCGGCCCGGCCCCCGCCGGCTCCGGATCACCCCGGGGCAACTGCCGCTGCTGGTCGGCTACGGCCTGGCCGGGTTCTTCCTGACCCCGATGCTCTACTTCGTCGCCATCTCCCGGCTGCCGGTCGGCATCGCGCTGCTCTTCGAGTACACCGCTCCGCTGCTGGTCGCGCTCTGGGCCCGCTTCGTCCAGCACCAACGGGTCCGCCCCCGGCTCTGGGCCGGCCTGGCAGCGAGCCTCGCCGGCCTGGCCTGCGTGGCCGAGGTCTGGGGCGAACTCAAACTCGACGGCCTCGGCGTACTCGCCGGCCTCGGCGCCGCCGTACTGCTGGCCGGCTACTACCTGCTCGGCGCCCGGGGTGTCCGGGAGCACGACACGCTCTCCCTGACCACCTGGGCGTTCGGCGCCTCCGCCGTGGCCGGGCTGCTCACCCGGGCGGTCACGCACGGCACCGGCGGCTGGGCGCCGCTGGCCGGCAGCAGCGGCGGACTGCCGGTCACGCTGCTCTGCGGGTACGTCGTGCTGCTCGGCTCGATCCTGCCCTTCCTGCTGGTGGCGGGCGCGTTGCGGCACCTGCCGGCGACAAGCGTCGGCATCCTCGGCATGATCGAGCCGGTGATCGCCGCCGCGGTCGCCTGGCTGGTCCTCGGTGCCGGCGAGGCGCTCAACGCCGCCCAGCTCGGCGGCGGCCTGCTGGTACTGGCCGGCGTCGCCCTCGCCGAGACGGCCCGGACCACCGAGCCGCCGCCGACCGCCCCGCCACCCCTACCCGCTCCCGACGTGGTCGCGACCTCCCGCTGA
- a CDS encoding phosphatase PAP2 family protein — protein sequence MRRILLVAPLFLLSGAAMVLLAPGGLGDPRPRVVTEGPSAAAYRGMAGRAGELPGWLHTPGEYAAAAGLLVLAGLLARVGWLGWRRHRTSGALGVLLVGVGTVLAYLVSEGVKLVVDQERPCRAFADVSTWVACPPVGDWSFPSNHATLAGGLAAGLVLLAPRLWYLAVPMAGAVAALRVATGVHYPHDVLAGLLLGATASAALLIALRPAPTSPTAPRPAPGH from the coding sequence TTGCGACGAATTCTGCTGGTGGCGCCGCTGTTCCTGCTCTCCGGAGCGGCGATGGTCCTGCTGGCTCCGGGCGGGCTGGGCGATCCCCGGCCCCGGGTGGTGACCGAGGGGCCGTCCGCGGCGGCGTACCGGGGGATGGCCGGGCGGGCCGGTGAGCTGCCCGGCTGGCTGCACACCCCGGGCGAGTACGCCGCCGCAGCCGGTCTGCTGGTCCTCGCCGGACTGCTGGCCAGGGTCGGCTGGCTCGGCTGGCGGCGGCACCGTACCTCCGGTGCGCTCGGCGTGCTGCTGGTCGGCGTGGGCACGGTGTTGGCGTACCTGGTCAGCGAGGGGGTGAAGCTGGTCGTCGACCAGGAGCGGCCATGCCGGGCCTTCGCCGACGTGTCGACCTGGGTGGCCTGCCCGCCGGTCGGGGACTGGTCGTTCCCGAGCAACCACGCCACCCTGGCCGGCGGGCTGGCGGCCGGACTGGTGCTGCTGGCTCCCCGGCTCTGGTATCTGGCGGTGCCGATGGCCGGGGCGGTGGCGGCGCTGCGGGTGGCGACCGGCGTGCACTACCCGCACGACGTGCTCGCCGGGCTGCTGCTCGGTGCCACGGCCAGCGCCGCGCTGCTGATCGCGCTCCGGCCGGCACCGACCTCCCCGACCGCCCCGCGACCGGCGCCAGGTCACTGA
- a CDS encoding YbaK/EbsC family protein, whose amino-acid sequence MQPHPNVQAVQDALDNTGALDGSGAPSRVRILPEAVHTAAAAAAALGVEVGQIANSLIFDAGGEPLLVLTSGAHRVDTGRVAADLGLPTLRRATPEFVREHTGQPIGGVAPLGHPKPIRTLVDTALAGYPEIWAAGGVPRAVFPTTSAELLRITAGNPAEVA is encoded by the coding sequence ATGCAGCCACATCCGAACGTGCAGGCGGTGCAGGACGCGCTGGACAACACGGGTGCCCTCGACGGCTCCGGCGCACCGAGCCGGGTCCGGATCCTGCCCGAGGCGGTGCACACCGCGGCGGCAGCGGCGGCCGCCCTCGGCGTCGAGGTGGGCCAGATCGCCAACTCGTTGATCTTCGACGCGGGCGGCGAGCCGCTGCTGGTGCTCACCTCGGGGGCGCACCGGGTGGACACCGGCCGGGTCGCCGCCGACCTCGGGCTGCCCACGCTGCGCCGGGCCACCCCGGAGTTCGTCCGGGAGCACACCGGCCAGCCGATCGGCGGAGTCGCTCCGCTCGGGCACCCCAAGCCGATCCGTACCCTGGTCGACACCGCGCTCGCCGGCTACCCGGAGATCTGGGCGGCCGGCGGGGTGCCCCGGGCCGTCTTCCCGACCACCTCCGCCGAGCTGCTGCGGATCACCGCCGGCAACCCTGCCGAGGTGGCGTGA
- a CDS encoding GNAT family N-acetyltransferase, whose protein sequence is MRLVPWKPDDLARRLDDVVSVYGEAMGYRAELLEARRGYIATHVRRRGFRAVATLSTNGHLVGFGYGYLSAPGQWWHDQVYNALSGDARKTWFVDCFEVVELHVRPAAQGHQLGARQLRALLGMAEGSTTLLSTPEADERISRAWRLYRRFGFVDVLRDFRFPGDERAFAVLGRDLPLASPDR, encoded by the coding sequence ATGAGGCTGGTGCCGTGGAAACCGGACGATCTCGCCCGGCGGCTCGACGACGTGGTGTCGGTCTACGGCGAGGCGATGGGCTACCGGGCCGAACTGCTGGAGGCGCGGCGCGGCTACATCGCCACCCACGTACGACGCCGGGGGTTCCGCGCGGTGGCCACCCTCAGCACCAACGGCCACCTGGTCGGCTTCGGCTACGGCTATCTCTCCGCGCCCGGCCAGTGGTGGCACGACCAGGTCTACAACGCGCTCTCCGGTGACGCCCGCAAGACCTGGTTCGTCGACTGCTTCGAAGTGGTCGAGCTGCACGTCCGGCCGGCCGCCCAGGGGCACCAGCTCGGCGCCCGGCAACTGCGAGCCCTGCTCGGGATGGCCGAGGGGAGCACGACGCTGCTCTCCACCCCGGAGGCGGACGAGCGGATCTCCCGGGCCTGGCGGCTCTACCGGCGCTTCGGCTTCGTCGACGTACTCCGGGACTTCCGCTTTCCCGGCGACGAGCGCGCCTTCGCGGTGCTCGGCCGGGACCTGCCGCTGGCCTCGCCGGACCGATGA
- a CDS encoding carotenoid biosynthesis protein, producing the protein MTGAVRRSGGLSWLLLGVLVLAQIGYPLTGGTDRARLTVATVCLGFLLSVSHALLTRGSRVAAGLLLVTTGGGLAVEALGVATGVPFGGYAYSGELGPKLLGVPLVIPLAWTWMAWPAWLAAVRLTRPGPGRVVLAAVGLAGWDLFLDPQMVAEGYWSWRDPDPALPGVPDVPVSNYLGWLVFAVLLMALLGPVAGRASGLAADREAGLRTDPDAPMYLLYLWTYAGSLLAHAVFLGLPASAGWGGLAMLVVAGPLAVSLVRQRRRSDPDAAAPGPGPAPGPGPAEHTPPTAPA; encoded by the coding sequence ATGACCGGCGCGGTACGGCGTTCCGGAGGGCTGAGCTGGCTGCTGCTCGGCGTACTGGTGCTGGCGCAGATCGGCTATCCACTGACCGGGGGCACCGACCGGGCCCGGTTGACCGTCGCCACCGTCTGCCTCGGCTTCCTGCTCTCGGTGAGCCACGCCCTACTCACCCGGGGCTCCCGGGTGGCCGCCGGACTGCTGCTGGTGACCACCGGTGGTGGGCTGGCGGTCGAGGCACTCGGTGTGGCCACCGGGGTGCCGTTCGGCGGGTACGCCTACTCCGGCGAGCTGGGTCCGAAGCTGCTCGGGGTGCCGCTGGTGATCCCGCTGGCCTGGACCTGGATGGCCTGGCCCGCCTGGCTCGCCGCCGTCCGGCTGACCCGGCCGGGTCCGGGTCGGGTGGTCCTGGCCGCGGTCGGGCTGGCCGGCTGGGACCTGTTCCTCGATCCGCAGATGGTCGCGGAGGGCTACTGGAGCTGGCGAGACCCGGATCCGGCCCTGCCGGGAGTGCCGGACGTGCCGGTCAGCAACTACCTCGGCTGGCTGGTCTTCGCCGTACTCCTGATGGCGCTGCTCGGCCCGGTCGCCGGCCGGGCGTCCGGACTCGCCGCCGACCGGGAGGCCGGCCTGCGCACCGATCCGGATGCCCCGATGTACCTGCTCTACCTCTGGACGTACGCCGGTAGCCTGCTCGCGCACGCGGTCTTCCTCGGCCTGCCCGCGTCGGCCGGTTGGGGCGGGCTGGCCATGCTTGTCGTCGCGGGGCCGCTCGCGGTGAGCCTGGTCCGGCAGCGGCGACGGTCCGACCCCGACGCCGCCGCACCCGGACCCGGACCCGCACCCGGACCCGGACCCGCCGAGCACACCCCGCCGACCGCACCCGCATGA
- a CDS encoding glycosyltransferase family 2 protein: protein MTGTLLAWALTGVVGLLTGHAWYNAARRLRRPPAGPVEVGEPVAVLLPVRDEASRVAPCLRALLAQRGVPELEIVVLDDGSTDGTAEVVRAVAAGDPRVRLLGGAPLPPGWLGKPYACQQLADRAGARARVLVFVDADVRLGRYAVAAAVQTLRSAGAVLLSPYPRIVAGSPGERLVQPLLQWLWLTFLPLAAMERSSRPSLAAAGGQFLVSDRAGYRRAGGHAAVRDRILEDVELARAVKRSGGRIALADGSGLAECRMYGSWSELRDGYGKSLWAAFGPPAGATAVVGLLLLLYAVPPLLAVGAALAGAPTVALAGLVGYLLGVLGRLVSARSTGGRGWPDALAHPLSVAILGWLTFRSYHLRRRGRLTWRGRPVR, encoded by the coding sequence ATGACCGGCACACTGCTCGCCTGGGCGCTTACCGGCGTCGTCGGGCTGCTGACCGGGCACGCCTGGTACAACGCCGCGCGCCGGCTGCGCCGCCCGCCGGCCGGTCCGGTCGAGGTCGGCGAGCCGGTCGCGGTGCTGCTGCCGGTACGCGACGAGGCGAGCAGGGTCGCCCCGTGCCTGCGGGCACTGCTCGCCCAGCGGGGCGTACCCGAGCTGGAGATCGTGGTGCTCGACGACGGCTCGACCGACGGCACCGCCGAGGTGGTCCGGGCGGTCGCGGCCGGTGACCCCCGGGTACGCCTGCTCGGCGGGGCGCCGCTGCCGCCCGGCTGGCTCGGCAAGCCGTACGCCTGCCAGCAGCTCGCCGACCGGGCCGGGGCGCGGGCCCGGGTACTCGTCTTCGTCGACGCCGACGTGCGGCTCGGCCGGTACGCCGTCGCCGCCGCCGTGCAGACGCTCCGGTCGGCGGGGGCGGTGCTGCTCTCCCCGTACCCCCGGATCGTCGCCGGCTCGCCCGGGGAGCGGCTGGTACAGCCGCTGTTGCAGTGGCTGTGGCTGACCTTCCTGCCGCTGGCCGCCATGGAGCGTTCGTCCCGGCCCAGCCTGGCCGCGGCCGGTGGGCAGTTCCTGGTGTCCGACCGGGCCGGCTACCGGCGGGCCGGCGGGCACGCGGCGGTCCGGGACCGGATCCTGGAGGACGTCGAGCTGGCCCGGGCGGTGAAGCGGTCCGGCGGGCGGATCGCGCTGGCCGACGGCTCCGGGCTGGCCGAGTGCCGCATGTACGGCTCCTGGTCCGAGCTGCGGGACGGCTACGGCAAGTCGCTCTGGGCCGCGTTCGGCCCGCCGGCCGGGGCCACCGCCGTCGTCGGCCTGCTGCTCCTGCTGTACGCCGTGCCGCCGCTGCTCGCCGTCGGTGCCGCGCTGGCCGGCGCGCCGACGGTTGCCCTGGCCGGACTCGTCGGCTATCTGCTCGGGGTGCTCGGACGCCTGGTCAGCGCCCGGTCGACCGGCGGCCGGGGTTGGCCGGACGCGCTGGCCCATCCGTTGTCGGTCGCAATCCTCGGCTGGCTCACCTTCCGGTCGTACCATCTGCGGAGGCGGGGACGGCTCACCTGGCGGGGCCGACCGGTGCGCTGA
- the crtI gene encoding phytoene desaturase family protein, with translation MGRVVVIGAGVGGLAAAARLAALGHEVAVYERSDVVGGKLGRYVRETPAGTFRFDTGPSLFTLPQVFADLFEATGAKLDEYLDLVPLDPIVRHVFPPAEQPFSDQPPLGGPADGSGVVLDSCADPNAFAARIGERFGAPAADDWRRLWRRAERIWTASWRDVLRRPVGSPRDLARLAWRLGDLAAIAPGRTLRDLGRQYLREPRLRMLLDRYATYTGADPRRAPAALAAIPYAELAFGAWYPRGGLGTLADALLSRCLDLGVVVATGSTVTGIDAAGGRVHGVRLAGAVDPVPADVVVANTDALTLYRDLLPTPDRLAGLADRSLAGFVLLLGVRGETGLAHHNVFFPADYDAEFDAVFGDPGRGVPARPVADPTVFVSVPDDPLVRPAGHEAWFVLVNAARQGRTLGGVDWRRPGLADAYADRVLDVLAERGVDVRSRLLFRELRTPADLVGSAGAPGGAIHGSVGGLLRPANRGPARGLFLVGGSTHPGGGLPMVALSAQIVATEIGPA, from the coding sequence GTGGGTCGGGTGGTCGTCATCGGCGCGGGCGTGGGCGGTCTGGCCGCCGCGGCCCGATTGGCGGCGCTCGGCCACGAGGTCGCCGTCTACGAGCGGTCCGATGTGGTCGGCGGCAAACTCGGCCGGTACGTCCGGGAGACGCCGGCCGGGACGTTCCGGTTCGACACCGGTCCCAGCCTGTTCACCCTGCCGCAGGTCTTCGCCGACCTGTTCGAGGCGACCGGCGCCAAACTGGACGAGTACCTCGACCTGGTGCCGCTGGACCCGATCGTCCGGCACGTCTTCCCGCCCGCCGAACAGCCGTTCTCCGACCAGCCGCCGCTTGGCGGGCCGGCGGACGGGTCGGGGGTGGTGCTCGACTCGTGTGCCGATCCCAACGCCTTCGCGGCCCGGATCGGCGAGCGGTTCGGTGCGCCGGCCGCCGACGACTGGCGACGGCTGTGGCGGCGCGCCGAACGGATCTGGACGGCCTCCTGGCGGGACGTGCTGCGCCGGCCGGTCGGCTCGCCCCGGGACCTGGCGAGGCTGGCCTGGCGGCTCGGCGACCTGGCCGCGATCGCCCCCGGCCGGACCCTGCGCGACCTGGGCCGGCAATACCTGCGCGAGCCCCGGCTCCGGATGCTGCTGGACAGGTACGCCACCTACACCGGTGCCGACCCGCGCCGGGCACCTGCCGCGCTCGCCGCCATCCCGTACGCCGAGCTGGCCTTCGGTGCCTGGTATCCGCGCGGCGGCCTCGGCACTCTCGCCGACGCGCTGCTCTCCCGCTGCCTCGACCTGGGCGTGGTGGTGGCGACCGGCAGCACGGTCACCGGCATCGACGCGGCCGGCGGCCGGGTGCACGGGGTACGGCTGGCCGGTGCAGTCGACCCGGTACCCGCCGACGTCGTGGTGGCGAACACCGACGCGCTGACCCTCTACCGGGACCTGCTGCCCACCCCGGACCGGCTGGCCGGGCTGGCCGACCGCAGCCTGGCCGGCTTCGTGCTGCTGCTCGGGGTACGCGGCGAGACCGGGCTGGCACATCACAACGTCTTCTTCCCGGCCGACTACGACGCCGAGTTCGACGCGGTCTTCGGCGACCCGGGCCGGGGTGTGCCGGCCCGCCCGGTGGCCGACCCGACGGTCTTCGTCAGCGTGCCCGACGATCCACTGGTCCGGCCGGCCGGGCACGAGGCGTGGTTCGTGCTTGTCAACGCGGCACGGCAGGGCCGGACGCTGGGCGGGGTCGACTGGCGCCGGCCCGGCCTGGCGGACGCCTACGCCGACCGGGTCCTCGACGTGCTCGCCGAGCGCGGCGTGGACGTACGAAGCCGGCTGCTCTTCCGCGAGCTGCGTACCCCGGCCGACCTGGTCGGCTCGGCCGGCGCACCGGGCGGGGCGATCCACGGCAGTGTCGGCGGGCTGCTCCGGCCGGCCAACCGGGGACCGGCCCGGGGCCTGTTCCTGGTCGGCGGCTCCACCCATCCGGGCGGCGGCCTGCCGATGGTGGCCCTCTCCGCACAGATCGTCGCGACGGAGATCGGCCCGGCCTGA
- a CDS encoding RNA polymerase sigma factor: MNQQTDRHLWADATSGDGDAFGILFDRHVQTVYRHCFRLTSSWTGAEDATQSTFLLAWRKRGEARLVDDSILPWLLSVASNVVRDQQRSLRRWQNAVLRLPPQPDSTDFAGEVAGRVDSERRMREVLRAVRRLPRAERDTLALCIWSGVSYADAAVVLGVNEAAVRARVSRARRRLTRLLGPENDSAPGIHPSKEAR, from the coding sequence ATGAACCAGCAGACCGATCGGCACCTTTGGGCGGATGCGACCAGCGGCGACGGCGACGCCTTCGGCATCCTGTTCGACCGCCACGTCCAGACTGTTTACCGGCACTGTTTCCGGTTGACCTCGTCATGGACCGGTGCCGAGGACGCCACGCAGTCGACCTTCCTACTCGCCTGGCGTAAGCGCGGCGAGGCGCGGTTGGTCGACGACTCGATACTGCCGTGGCTGTTGTCGGTGGCCAGCAACGTCGTGCGGGACCAGCAGCGCTCGCTGCGCCGGTGGCAGAACGCGGTGCTGCGCCTGCCGCCCCAGCCGGACAGCACCGACTTCGCGGGCGAGGTGGCCGGCCGCGTGGACAGTGAACGACGCATGCGGGAGGTGCTTCGGGCCGTCCGCCGGCTGCCTCGTGCTGAACGCGACACTCTGGCGCTCTGCATCTGGTCAGGCGTGTCGTACGCCGACGCCGCTGTGGTCCTCGGCGTCAACGAGGCGGCCGTACGGGCCCGGGTGAGCCGGGCCCGGCGCCGCCTAACCCGGCTCCTCGGTCCGGAGAACGATTCAGCACCGGGGATCCACCCGTCGAAGGAGGCACGATGA
- the metF gene encoding methylenetetrahydrofolate reductase [NAD(P)H], with amino-acid sequence MALGLPSVLPDSQPSIGDLVRGPAPTFSFEFFPPKTEKGERLLWQAIRELESLRPSFVSVTYGAGGTSRDTTVAVTERVATETTLLPMAHLTAVNHSIAELRNVIGRLAGAGVRNVLAVRGDPPGDPMGEWVRHPAGVLYAEELVRLVREAGDFSVGVAAFPYKHPRSPDIATDTRYFIQKCRAGADFAITQMFFDADDYLRLRDRVAAAGCDTPILPGVMPVTQFSTIERSQQLSGAPFPPALAAQFERVADDPEAVRRLGVQQASEMCRKLLDEGVPGIHFITLNRSTATREVWQSLQAGVGV; translated from the coding sequence GTGGCGCTCGGTCTTCCCTCCGTACTCCCCGACTCGCAACCGTCGATCGGGGACCTGGTCCGTGGTCCCGCCCCGACCTTCTCCTTCGAGTTCTTCCCTCCGAAGACGGAGAAGGGCGAGCGACTGCTCTGGCAGGCGATCCGCGAGCTGGAGTCGTTACGACCCTCGTTCGTCTCCGTGACCTACGGCGCGGGCGGGACGAGCCGGGACACCACCGTCGCGGTCACCGAACGGGTCGCCACCGAGACGACGCTGCTGCCGATGGCACACCTGACCGCTGTCAACCACTCCATCGCCGAGCTGCGCAACGTGATCGGCCGGCTGGCCGGCGCCGGAGTGCGCAACGTGCTCGCGGTGCGCGGCGACCCGCCGGGCGACCCGATGGGGGAGTGGGTGCGGCACCCGGCCGGGGTGCTCTACGCCGAGGAGCTGGTCCGGCTGGTCCGCGAGGCGGGGGACTTCAGCGTCGGGGTGGCCGCCTTCCCCTACAAGCACCCCCGGTCGCCGGACATCGCCACCGACACGCGCTACTTCATCCAGAAGTGCCGGGCCGGGGCCGACTTCGCGATCACCCAGATGTTCTTCGACGCCGACGACTACCTCCGGCTGCGCGACCGGGTGGCGGCGGCCGGCTGCGACACACCGATCCTGCCCGGTGTCATGCCGGTCACCCAGTTCAGCACGATCGAGCGCTCCCAGCAGCTCTCCGGGGCGCCGTTCCCGCCCGCGCTGGCCGCACAGTTCGAGCGGGTCGCCGACGACCCGGAGGCGGTCCGCCGGCTCGGCGTCCAGCAGGCCAGCGAGATGTGCCGCAAGCTGCTCGACGAGGGCGTGCCGGGAATCCACTTCATCACCCTCAACCGGTCCACCGCGACCCGGGAGGTCTGGCAGAGCCTCCAGGCCGGCGTGGGAGTCTGA
- a CDS encoding helix-turn-helix transcriptional regulator: MPPAEHHSQDPHLPQDPHDPTPGSAAATHPAGTPGSLGALLAELRLTRGWSQLRVAEQLCAASGVPTVSRHEVSRWERQQRVPGEFWLGWLAAVLEVPVEDLVLAAAASRPAASRPGGSGGAGRTTCGDPGTARASQGSSTSARARQELATSAHVWLTDPGGLAWTPSDQPGTAGGGVPPGPLDSAGVARLRRLDDLVGGRDLLSAPAGRLALATAGSATGRPGPRALPLVAEAAQLAGWLHADAGEVDAALRAYRLALTAAAGAGDRSFGGHVLGSASHLLSAFGDARGGLLLARTGYLGVRRTAPAGLRALLLHRIAFAAARCGRRRTAYAALAAAERAAGRREPAREPGWLYWLDEAELAAMTGRCLAALRRPLRAEPLLRAAQARGGQPRTTAVYSAWLAHTFLDLGEVEQAVQVAEAALLDTVRSGSARAAAELAGVGRRIAAYRTEPAGRRHVALVTAASRYLPTVSPMALAG; this comes from the coding sequence ATGCCCCCAGCCGAGCACCACTCGCAGGACCCACACCTCCCGCAGGACCCGCACGACCCGACACCTGGTTCGGCCGCCGCGACCCATCCGGCCGGCACGCCGGGCTCCCTCGGCGCGCTGCTGGCCGAGCTGCGCCTGACCCGGGGCTGGAGCCAGCTCCGGGTGGCCGAGCAACTCTGCGCCGCCTCCGGGGTGCCGACGGTCAGCCGGCACGAGGTCTCCCGGTGGGAGCGCCAGCAGCGGGTACCCGGCGAGTTCTGGCTCGGCTGGCTGGCGGCCGTACTCGAGGTGCCCGTCGAGGATTTGGTGCTCGCCGCCGCCGCGAGCCGTCCCGCCGCGAGCCGTCCCGGCGGGTCCGGAGGCGCCGGCCGGACGACCTGCGGAGATCCCGGTACGGCACGGGCCAGCCAAGGATCGTCGACGTCGGCACGGGCCCGCCAGGAGCTGGCGACCTCGGCGCACGTCTGGCTCACCGACCCGGGCGGGCTGGCGTGGACGCCTTCGGATCAACCGGGAACGGCTGGCGGCGGCGTACCGCCGGGTCCGCTCGACAGTGCCGGAGTCGCCCGGTTGCGCCGGCTCGACGACCTGGTCGGCGGGCGGGACCTGCTGTCGGCCCCGGCCGGCCGGCTCGCCCTGGCCACGGCGGGGTCGGCGACCGGCCGCCCCGGGCCGCGGGCACTGCCGCTGGTCGCCGAGGCGGCGCAGCTCGCCGGCTGGCTACACGCCGACGCGGGCGAGGTCGACGCGGCGCTGCGGGCGTACCGGCTGGCCCTGACCGCTGCCGCCGGAGCCGGTGACCGTAGCTTCGGCGGGCACGTACTCGGCTCGGCGAGTCACCTGCTCAGCGCCTTCGGCGACGCCCGGGGCGGGCTGCTGCTCGCCCGTACCGGATATCTCGGCGTCCGGCGGACCGCCCCGGCCGGGCTGCGGGCGCTGCTGCTGCACCGGATCGCGTTCGCGGCGGCGCGGTGCGGGCGGCGCCGGACGGCGTACGCCGCGCTGGCCGCCGCCGAACGGGCCGCCGGGCGACGCGAGCCGGCCCGGGAACCGGGCTGGCTCTACTGGCTGGACGAGGCCGAGCTGGCCGCGATGACCGGCCGCTGCCTCGCCGCACTACGCCGGCCGCTGCGCGCCGAACCGCTGCTCCGGGCCGCGCAGGCCCGGGGCGGGCAGCCGAGGACGACAGCGGTCTACAGCGCCTGGCTGGCCCACACCTTCCTCGACCTGGGCGAGGTGGAGCAGGCCGTGCAGGTGGCGGAGGCGGCACTGCTGGACACCGTACGGTCCGGGTCGGCGCGGGCGGCGGCGGAGCTGGCCGGCGTCGGCCGACGGATCGCGGCGTACCGGACGGAGCCGGCCGGCCGGCGGCACGTCGCGCTGGTGACGGCCGCCAGCCGCTACCTGCCGACGGTCTCACCGATGGCTCTGGCCGGATAA
- a CDS encoding polyprenyl synthetase family protein produces MTAPAPVPPVDRAGLRQRVDSSLARFLARQRAWMTSVDPELGTVAEALEAFVLGGGKRLRPAFGYWGYRGAGGADSDEIVSGLAALEFVQASALIHDDLMDRSDTRRGEPSVHRRFAAQHRAANWSGEPDRFGEASAILLGDLCLVWSDELLHGSGIDPVVVGRARPVFDEMRSEVTIGQYLDVLTQATRDTSVDRASKIARYKSAKYTVERPLLFGAALADAPAALRAVYSAYGLPLGEAFQLRDDVLGVFGDPGQTGKPAGDDLREGKRTFLVAAALEATSPAGRELLDTRLGDPGLDQAGIEVLREIITSSGALDRTERRIATLTDSALAALVGAALEPEAREVLADLAIVATRRKD; encoded by the coding sequence GTGACCGCACCCGCCCCGGTACCGCCGGTCGACCGCGCTGGCCTGCGCCAGCGGGTCGACAGCTCGCTGGCCCGCTTCCTCGCCAGACAGCGAGCCTGGATGACGAGCGTCGACCCCGAACTCGGCACGGTCGCCGAGGCACTGGAGGCGTTCGTGCTCGGCGGCGGCAAGCGGCTGCGACCGGCGTTCGGCTACTGGGGCTACCGGGGAGCCGGCGGAGCCGACTCGGACGAGATCGTCAGCGGCCTGGCCGCACTGGAATTCGTGCAGGCCAGTGCACTGATCCACGACGACCTGATGGACCGGTCCGACACCCGGCGGGGCGAGCCGTCCGTGCACCGCCGGTTCGCCGCCCAGCACCGGGCCGCCAACTGGTCCGGCGAACCGGACCGGTTCGGCGAGGCCAGCGCCATCCTCCTCGGCGACCTGTGCCTGGTCTGGTCCGACGAGCTGCTGCACGGCAGCGGGATCGACCCGGTCGTCGTCGGCCGCGCCCGGCCGGTCTTCGACGAGATGCGTTCCGAGGTCACCATCGGGCAGTACCTGGACGTGCTCACCCAGGCGACCCGGGACACCTCGGTCGACCGGGCGAGCAAGATCGCCCGGTACAAGTCCGCCAAGTACACGGTCGAGCGACCGCTGCTGTTCGGCGCCGCGCTCGCCGACGCCCCCGCCGCGCTGCGTGCGGTGTACTCGGCGTACGGGCTGCCGCTGGGTGAGGCGTTCCAACTCCGGGACGACGTACTCGGTGTCTTCGGTGATCCCGGCCAGACCGGAAAACCGGCCGGGGACGACCTGCGGGAGGGCAAACGTACGTTCCTGGTGGCGGCGGCCCTGGAGGCGACCAGTCCGGCCGGCCGGGAACTGCTGGACACCCGGCTCGGCGACCCCGGGCTCGACCAGGCCGGGATCGAGGTGCTGCGCGAGATCATCACCAGCAGCGGGGCGCTGGACCGCACCGAGCGGCGGATAGCCACCCTCACCGACAGCGCACTTGCCGCCCTGGTCGGCGCCGCCCTGGAACCCGAGGCCCGCGAGGTGCTCGCCGACCTCGCCATCGTGGCCACCCGCCGCAAGGATTGA